One genomic window of Augochlora pura isolate Apur16 chromosome 5, APUR_v2.2.1, whole genome shotgun sequence includes the following:
- the Pig-f gene encoding phosphatidylinositol glycan anchor biosynthesis class F, which yields MSMGNKVAQRLLLSYCSFTCIYFPGILILLKLNDNLYNVGKYKFIPVLLILLFAEVMKLLFPMFHNESAIIGKSDIRTSSKSRRSWSRHFKEIFKFLVVAFLLSVMFYIIIILFGAPIFTYHEETTMLTLTLTTLTFVPASLHLGVDGALEIITGVQSQKENVLMNAMKTNIQATLLGTWLGAIVIPLDWDRPWQAWPIPCVMGALLGYMTAHFITLVKTLPLLKLGKKVHR from the coding sequence ATGAGCATGGGAAACAAAGTAGCCCAGAGGTTGCTCTTATCGTACTGCTCTTTCACTTGTATTTATTTCCCTGGTATACTGATATTACTCAAGTTGAATGACAATTTGTACAATGTTGGCAAGTACAAATTTATCCCAGTATTGTTGATACTTCTGTTTGCGGAAGTCATGAAACTTCTTTTCCCCATGTTTCACAATGAATCAGCTATAATAGGTAAAAGTGACATAAGGACATCTTCAAAATCTAGGAGATCTTGGTCTAGACATTTCAAGgaaatctttaaatttttggtAGTTGCTTTCCTTTTGTCTGtcatgttttatattataatcatacTGTTTGGTGCACCCATATTCACGTATCACGAGGAGACCACCATGCTCACACTCACACTGACTACTCTCACATTTGTTCCCGCTAGTCTTCATTTAGGAGTAGATGGTGCATTAGAAATCATAACAGGGGTACAGTCGCAAAAGGAAAATGTTCTGATGAATGCTATGAAGACCAACATACAAGCAACCCTACTAGGCACCTGGTTGGGTGCCATTGTAATTCCATTAGATTGGGACCGTCCATGGCAAGCTTGGCCAATCCCCTGTGTAATGGGGGCTTTACTTGGCTATATGACTGCACATTTTATTACTCTTGTAAAGACGTTACCTCTATTAAAATTAGGCAAGAAAGTTCATAGGTGA
- the Fdh gene encoding alcohol dehydrogenase class-3 Fdh encodes MSDTIGKVIKCKAAVAWKEAEPLSIEEVEVAPPKAHEVRIKVVAVALCHTDAYTLGGLDPEGIFPCILGHEGSGIVESVGEGVTEFQPGDHVVPLYIPQCKDCKFCKSPKTNLCSKIRNTQGKGMMPDGTSRFTCKNQTLAHFMGCSTFSEYTVVADISLAKVDPNAPLDKVCLLGCGVPTGYGAALNTAKVEPGSSCAVWGLGAVGMAVALGCKKAGAQRIIGIDVNPSKFELAKTFGFTEFINPKDYERPIQEVLIELTDGGLDYTFECVGNVNTMRAALESCHKGWGTSVIVGVAAAGQEISTRPFQLVTGRVWKGTAFGGWKSKESIPKLVQEYVSKSLMLDEFVTHTLPFEKINEGFEILHSGSCLRAVLKY; translated from the exons ATGTCGGACACCATTGGAAAG GTAATTAAGTGTAAAGCCGCAGTAGCATGGAAAGAAGCTGAACCTCTTTCAATAGAAGAGGTAGAAGTAGCTCCTCCAAAAGCTCATGAAGTCAGAATCAAAGTTGTAGCTGTAGCTCTCTGTCATACGGATGCCTATACTCTGGGTGGATTGGATCCGGAAGGAATTTTCCCATGTATACTTGGCCATGAAGGCAGTGGTATAGTAGAGAGTGTTGGTGAAGGAGTCACAGAGTTTCAACCAG GTGACCATGTGGTTCCATTGTACATTCCTCAATGCAAGGACTGTAAGTTCTGCAAGTCTCCAAAAACTAATCTGTGTAGCAAGATACGTAACACGCAAGGGAAGGGTATGATGCCTGATGGTACTTCTCGTTTCACTTGCAAGAACCAGACCCTTGCACATTTCATGGGTTGCTCCACTTTCTCAGAATACACTGTAGTAGCTGATATCTCTCTTGCTAag GTTGATCCCAATGCACCACTTGACAAGGTCTGCTTGTTGGGTTGTGGAGTACCTACTGGTTATGGTGCTGCCCTTAATACGGCTAAGGTAGAACCTGGAAGCTCGTGTGCTGTATGGGGATTGGGTGCAGTTGGGATGGCAGTTGCACTTGGTTGTAAAAAAGCTGGGGCACAGCGTATTATCGGTATAGACGTGAATCCAAGTAAATTCGAGCTTG ctAAAACTTTTGGATTCACTGAATTCATCAATCCCAAGGACTATGAACGACCAATTCAGGAAGTTCTGATAGAATTAACAGATGGTGGATTAGATTATACGTTTGAGTGTGTTGGCAATGTTAACACCATG AGAGCTGCTCTAGAGTCTTGTCATAAGGGATGGGGAACATCCGTTATCGTGGGTGTAGCCGCAGCAGGACAAGAAATCAGTACTCGTCCTTTCCAATTAGTAACTGGACGAGTTTGGAAAGGAACTGCGTTCGGTGGTTGGAAATCCAAAGAAAGCATACCTAAATTGGTACAAGAGTACGTGTCAAAGTCACTCATGCTCGATGAATTTGTCACACACACTCTTCCTTTTGAGAAGATCAATGAAGGATTCGAAATATTACACTCAGGATCatg tttGAGAGCAGTGCTCAAGTATTAA